A genome region from Setaria italica strain Yugu1 chromosome III, Setaria_italica_v2.0, whole genome shotgun sequence includes the following:
- the LOC101777153 gene encoding inositol-tetrakisphosphate 1-kinase 1-like has protein sequence MRNDNIALPSSCTLPFPVVFLISFPHLLAHLDRGAPCRAARGGAAARQLRRRRPPQHRCLRPLTEQGPFHLLIHKLYSDDWCAQLEAFAARHPTVPVVDPPHAIDRLHNRISMLQVVSDLDHAADKDRTFSIPSQVIVYDAATLADSGLLAALRFPLIPKPLVADGTAKSHKMSLVYHREGLGKLRPPLVLQEFVNHNGAIFKVYGGGGHVTCVKRRSLPDVSPEDDAFAEGSVSFSQVSNLPRRRSCAGLDGGGEDRGRRGRT, from the coding sequence ATGAGAAATGACAATATTGCCCTTCCTTCCTCTTGCACACTACCCTTTCCCGTGGTATTCCTCATCTCCTTTCCTCATCTCCTCGCTCATCTCGACCGTGGGGCTCCTTGTCGAGCCGCCCgcggaggtgctgcagctcggcaacttcggcgacggcggccgcctcAGCATCGATGCCTCCGGCCCCTCACGGAGCAGGGCCCCTTCCACCTCCTCATCCACAAGCTCTACAGCGACGACTGGTGTGCCCAGCTCGAGGCCTTCGCCGCGCGCCACCCGACCGTGCCCGTCGTCGACCCGCCCCACGCCATCGACCGCCTCCACAACCGCATCTCCATGCTCCAGGTCGTCTCCGACCTCGACCACGCCGCCGACAAGGACCGCACCTTCAGCATCCCCAGCCAGGTCATCGTCTACGACGCCGCCACGCTTGCTGACtccggcctcctcgccgcgctccgcttCCCGCTCATCCCCAAGCCCCTCGTCGCCGACGGCACCGCCAAGTCCCACAAGATGTCCCTCGTCTACCACCGCGAGGGCCTCGGCAagctccgcccgccgctcgtGCTCCAGGAGTTCGTCAACCACAATGGCGCCATCTTCAAGGTctacggcggcggtggccacgTCACCTGTGTCAAGCGCCGCAGCCTGCCCGATGTGTCCCCCGAGGATGACGCATTCGCCGAGGGATCCGTCTCCTTCTCCCAGGTCTCCAACCTCCCCAGGCGGAGATCTTGCGCGGGCCTTGACGGCGGAGGAGAGGACCGGGGACGGAGGGGCCGCACTTAG